Within Leishmania infantum JPCM5 genome chromosome 35, the genomic segment TGCGGTGCACAGCTGCAGAGCTTTGACCTATCTGCCGAAGACcgcgcggtgctggtgcaTGACCTTGTCGAGAAGCTCGTCAAGCCACGGTTACAGGGCTCCAGCCGCTACGAGCCAGACACCGAGGTCTCGGAGGAGACGGTCTGTCAGCGGTGGAGGGAGTTCGAGGAGTtcaaggcggccgccgcgaagATGTCTTACGACACGGTCATCGACGGCGCGAATGTAGGCTATTACGGGTTAAACAGCTGGTACACCGAGGCCaaggatgcgctgctgcgttcCCGCGGTATCGACCCCTCCTCCGTCCCCTCAGCAGATCGGTTCAGCGTGCCCTTCCCAGTCGATGTCGCCCCAAAGTTCTCCCTCATTGAGGAcatgcgcacagcagcagagcgaAGCGGAAAAAAGGCGGTGATTGTTCTGCACAACCGCCATCTAGCGCACCCTACTCCGGAGAACGCCACCTATGCGGCTAGATGGCGGGACAtgggcgcgctgctgccaagCCCCGCGTTTCTCAACGATGACTACTGCTGGCTCTACGCAGTGCTGACGCGGCAGGATTCTTGCATCATCTCTAACGACCAGATGCGCGACCACTACTtcacggtgctgcagccgcgcttCTTcgtgcggtggcggcagcggcaccgcatcACGTACAAGGCGCTATACAACAAGATTGCGCGGGTTGCCACGTTGCGCATTCATCTGCCTCGGGTGTACTCGGTGTGGGTGCAAGCGTGCGGCGTGGCCTCTCAGCGCCACTGGCACGTCCCGTACATTGCGAGCATTGACGTCATTCACCAGGCCACGAATCAAACAATTATGACGAGCGCCGACGTCGATTTGGGCAAGGACGGAGATGACCAGTGCACGGATTGGATCTGCACGCGACGAGGCTCTTAGGCACGACATGTATGGCTTTGGCATTTTCCGCAGTGCTCTTGCAGAAGCTTGGCAGGCTCACCTCGTCAGTGTTTGCTGCACCTCACAGTTCACGGTGCTTATGGAGCGTGTTGGTGGGCGCTTCCATCATCTTTTGGGATTTCCTCGAGGCTGTGTGGCTATTCACACGCATGCGAAAGGCCGCGGAGGCCGTCCACGAGGTGCGCTGAGGTCATGCCACGTGCGTTTttccgcgcgcgcggcgtTCCTCTCTCACGCAAACGGCTAAACCGTTTTAATCACGAATCCATCGAAGTGCATGCCTCATGAGCCACCACTTCTCTTGCCCTTTCTCGctgagggggtgggggcatGTCAAATCGACACTTGGTTTCTGTGGCACTCAAGGGAACGTGCATGCGTACTGCCCTCCGCAAAGGAGTGAGGTCAGCGCCCGCGCAACTCGCGACACTCCGTTTCTCTGTGCTCTCTGCTACGTGCCTCATCtttgctgtcgctgctgcacggcCCCATTCACGTGACGTGTGGTCCTCCTTCCATGTCGTCTTCgactcctccctcctctctctctctttctcgtaCCGCTTCCGacctctctttctcacgcACCACACACGCGTTGTGTCCACTACCACGTCGTCCTTATCTTTCACGCAACTCCCCGCCACGCTGCGGATGATCCGTaggccttctctctccctcctcgctcCTGTACGAACCAGCAATGACGAAGGGTACCACCTCGATGGGTCAGCGCCAcgggcgcacgcacatcctgtgccgccgctgtggccGCAACTCCTACCACGTCCAGTGGgagcggtgcgccgcctgcgcctaCCCGCGTgccagccgccgtcgctacAACTGGTCCGTGAAGGCCAtcaagcgccgccgcaccggcaccggccgctgccgctacctGAAGGTGGTGAACCGCCGCATTGCCAACCACTTCAAGACCCCCAAGGCGTAAGCGAAGGCGGACGCTGATGGGATGGGCGGAGGATGTCGTGAAGCTTTTGCGCGCGTCGTttcgcacgcagcagcgaaagGGCCACATCGGTCCGCACAGTGATCGGGGCCGatgtgtttctctcttctgttgttgtttttcaTTTGTGTCCGTTACGAACCAAAGACATCCAAAGCGCTGCAGTAGCACCCGCGTCTCGCTGAGCGCCAGAGAAGgggacggcggaggcggttTCTCTGAGGACTCTGCGCACCTTTGCGAGCGTGGCTGCCGACACGCACTGCGTACCGCGCACATGGGATATGACGTGAGTCTTCACAGGCTTTGCCGGCAGACTGCCCTCGCCGGCACTCACGTGACGCCGGAAAGAGGAGACAGGTGAAGAAGACGGCGATTTCCTCAGCGATGAGGTGTCGACGGCACCAGCTGGCGCGCCCATCTTCGCCTCGTTCCCTCTTTGTCACCCTGTGTCTGCCGTGCCCGCGCTCATTCACTCTGCTCAGCTGCTGTCTCTACACCAGAACTCCGTGCGTCTTGCACACCCTGCATGCCAAGTTCCCCGTCGCCCCTTCCTTTTCGCCCCCACTCTCCCTTTCTTGAGCTTCGTTCGTCTGTCTGCCACGttcgccgccttctctctaCACTGGTGCACACATAAGTGCGTACGCATGCCGCAGGTCTCGCCCACATAGGCGACGTGGCGTCCCTCTTCACTACATTCCCATTCGCCTCCGCTGCTTGTCTCATCACTCACACCCTCCTGAGGAGCGCAACCACTTCGGCGCGTGGAACTCTCGCCAAACAGTGCTCTGCCCTTACGCTTACCACGTAATacgcgcacaggcaggcACTTTGGGCCGTCGGAGGGCGTCGTCGCTCATAGACGTGGATTCCGGAACGCAGCAGAGGATCCCCTTTTGGCATGCATCACGTGCGCGGCCTCGTGCGACATGCGGGACGCAAAGTCTTGCGCGCTCTCGAGGCTCGGCAAACGACGACGCTACCTCAAGCGTGTCTGTGCCGTGTGGAGCTGGTGGACGTGAATGGCGAGCGCCAGGCCGTGACGCTGCTTCATCCCGGCGCTTTGCTCACGATGGTTAAGGGCATGACTCCCTCACAGGCTCTGCGTGCGCTCGAAGATATAGCGCAGCAACTCGATACACCGGCTCAAACGACCTCTGCCGGCGCGACATCCTCAACGAAAATCGACGAAGGGTCGTCGAGAGCCGTGCTTGGCACAGAGCATGCCATACCGCAACTGTACGTGAAGGATGAAGTGCACGGCACTTGCaccgaggtgcagcggcgacagtgcCGTTTTATCGCCAAGGTGCGCGGCCGCTTCGTGTCCTCCGACCCTGCCGCGGTCGAAGGCGCCTTGCATGGGTGGCTGCAGAAGTCACCAGGGGACCTGGAcgacgtggaggcggcacAGTACAACGGAATGGTGGagtcgctggcggcgaccGACACGGCTGCTGCCATCGCGCTCGCCATCAACCCTTCTCTCCCAAGCCTCTCTGCAGCTGCCAGTGCGGCTCTAGCGTCGCTGGTTCAGCTGCACACCCCGGCTGCCGTTCACGCGTTTTTGGAGTCCTTCGCTGGAAAAGACGAATCGgcgacgtcggcgtcggACTCCTGTGCAACCCAGCTCGCcatgcgcctgcgccgcgagcTGGGCAAGGCGCAGTCCAATGAAAGTCGGCCAGCGGTGTCGTCTGCTGGCGTGGCAGCGCAACGACCGGGGCACGGGATCGGCGCCTTACTGCGTGAAGCTACGCACTTCTTCATCGACCCCGGTGTCGTTTTCCCAGCAGAGCCGGCATCAATCCAAGCGTGGGCGAACCAATTTGTCAGCCCTGACATGCTGCCTGTGAGccgtg encodes:
- a CDS encoding 60S ribosomal protein L37 gives rise to the protein MGQRHGRTHILCRRCGRNSYHVQWERCAACAYPRASRRRYNWSVKAIKRRRTGTGRCRYLKVVNRRIANHFKTPKA